In Acidobacteriota bacterium, one genomic interval encodes:
- a CDS encoding helicase-related protein: MPNAPRQLPSPVGILDNRSRGMAGDFLKAHLQEGTELSVVSAYFTISAYEALRTELERVERMRFLYGAPQHLRALSRDKRPARAFGLTEAGLAPTRQLTQRAEAKRCADWIRRKAEIHSVKDDLLHGKMYHVQGARAHALIGSSNFTLPGLGLHERKNVELNLVVDGDRDRNDLLAWFEEWWSDTKRTEDVKDRVLRELELLHCNHSPEFIYHLTLFHLFGDELADLAGTDEDVDRRGLGRTEIWRSLFDFQREAAKIVIDRVNRLNGCILADSVGLGKTYTALAVIKYFELQNERVLVLCPKKLMRNWKSFKANSTVNPFTEDRFSYDVLFHTDLSRSSGWSGDQDLATVNWGNYHLVVIDESHNFRNNTRGTEADGEPRRKSRYEKLIEDIVGSGINTKVLMLSATPVNCDLRDLRNQISFIAGGDVTREAAADGFFGGPKRLDVDSIRQTTEAAQRRFADWARKPQAERKREGLIDVLDADFLRLLDGVSIARSRRHILEHYEDDMGRLGAFPTRERPESVYAEIDLQNPKFSFDGLVEQIENLNLALYNPTGYLREDLSPVVRAEYERDVVSGFTQVGRERSLIGMMKVNLLKRLESSVESFRLTLQRTLGKIDDLFAAFERFERAEPRNLDLPYSKLSPDDVEDPDVEYGDFVVGGKLGFDLRHIDIAKWRPLLEQDRVILRHILAEAAEVVPGRDAKLAELRRRIEEKLRAPSRTKHGHANRKVLVFTAFSDTAEYVYDNLAPAVQAEGGQIGLVRGSGGNRATSGRANYDEILANFSPGSHAGTFSREDGIDVLVATDCISEGQNLQDCDVVINYDIHWNPVRIIQRFGRVDRIGSPNASVKLVNFWPVEDLDRYLNVQSRVRARMALVDVTAAQGDDLLEDQQTREIVQEELQFRDKQLRLLREQVVDLEDFEDAVSLADFSLADFRRDLQELLASQREALEAAALGLYAVVPPSTPSGTVAPGAIFCLRQRDNETPEDAGAGGRGRRGADRRRINPLGSHDLVYVRDDGEVEFGFTSARRTLALFRDLAQGRDSAIEELCGIFDRRTRNGAEMGHYDDLILRAVRNIVSNFARRAGQQLGRKDGMLPRAAAQPPRVDGDYELVTWLAIIDSEPGSQT; the protein is encoded by the coding sequence ATGCCTAACGCCCCAAGGCAGCTTCCATCGCCTGTCGGCATCCTCGACAACCGCTCCCGCGGCATGGCCGGAGACTTCCTGAAGGCACACCTCCAGGAAGGCACAGAGCTCTCGGTCGTCTCCGCCTACTTCACGATCAGCGCCTACGAAGCGCTAAGGACGGAACTGGAACGCGTCGAGCGGATGCGTTTCCTCTACGGCGCGCCCCAACACCTGCGTGCCCTGTCGCGGGACAAACGGCCGGCAAGAGCCTTCGGGCTGACGGAAGCGGGTCTCGCGCCCACTCGGCAGCTCACGCAGCGTGCCGAGGCGAAGCGCTGCGCCGACTGGATCCGCCGTAAGGCGGAGATCCACTCGGTCAAAGACGACCTACTGCACGGGAAGATGTACCACGTTCAGGGCGCCCGAGCGCACGCCCTGATCGGCAGCTCGAACTTCACCCTTCCCGGGCTCGGTCTCCACGAGCGCAAGAACGTCGAACTGAACCTAGTGGTCGACGGGGACCGTGACCGAAACGACCTCCTCGCGTGGTTCGAGGAGTGGTGGAGCGACACGAAGCGAACCGAAGACGTGAAGGACCGCGTGCTGCGCGAGTTGGAACTTCTTCACTGCAACCACTCGCCCGAGTTCATCTACCACCTGACCCTCTTCCACCTCTTCGGGGACGAGCTGGCCGACCTCGCCGGAACCGACGAAGATGTCGACCGGCGCGGTCTGGGCCGGACGGAGATCTGGCGTTCGCTCTTCGACTTCCAGAGGGAGGCCGCGAAGATCGTCATCGATCGGGTGAATCGACTGAACGGCTGCATCCTCGCGGACAGCGTTGGCCTCGGAAAGACCTACACCGCCCTTGCCGTCATCAAATACTTCGAGTTGCAGAACGAACGGGTCCTGGTTCTCTGCCCCAAGAAGCTGATGCGGAACTGGAAGAGCTTCAAGGCAAACTCGACGGTCAATCCGTTTACTGAAGACCGCTTCAGCTACGACGTCCTGTTTCACACCGACCTCTCCCGTAGCTCCGGCTGGAGTGGCGACCAGGACCTCGCTACCGTGAACTGGGGGAACTACCACCTCGTCGTTATCGACGAGTCCCACAACTTCCGCAACAACACCCGGGGCACCGAGGCCGACGGCGAACCCAGGCGAAAGTCGCGGTACGAGAAGCTGATCGAGGACATCGTCGGCAGCGGCATCAACACGAAGGTCCTCATGCTGTCGGCCACGCCGGTCAACTGCGACCTACGCGACCTCCGGAATCAGATCTCCTTCATCGCGGGAGGCGACGTCACCCGCGAAGCAGCGGCCGACGGCTTCTTCGGCGGCCCGAAACGCCTTGACGTCGACTCCATCCGCCAGACGACGGAAGCGGCGCAGAGGCGATTCGCCGACTGGGCTCGCAAGCCCCAGGCGGAGCGCAAGCGCGAAGGCTTGATCGATGTTCTCGACGCAGACTTCCTCCGTCTCCTGGATGGCGTCAGCATCGCCCGGTCCCGCCGGCACATCCTGGAGCACTACGAAGACGACATGGGCCGACTCGGCGCATTCCCGACACGAGAGCGGCCTGAGTCGGTCTATGCCGAGATCGACCTCCAGAACCCGAAGTTCTCCTTCGATGGGCTGGTCGAGCAGATCGAGAACCTGAATCTGGCTCTGTACAACCCCACGGGGTACCTCCGCGAGGACCTAAGTCCCGTGGTGCGGGCCGAGTACGAGCGTGACGTAGTCAGCGGCTTCACCCAAGTGGGCCGCGAGCGTAGCCTGATCGGGATGATGAAGGTGAATCTCCTGAAGCGGCTCGAAAGCTCGGTCGAGTCCTTCCGTCTGACCCTGCAGAGGACGCTCGGGAAGATCGACGACCTCTTCGCGGCGTTCGAACGCTTCGAGCGTGCGGAACCGCGCAATCTGGACCTCCCCTACTCGAAGCTCTCGCCGGACGACGTCGAGGACCCCGACGTCGAGTACGGCGACTTCGTCGTCGGCGGCAAGCTCGGCTTTGACTTGCGACACATCGACATCGCGAAGTGGCGCCCTCTCCTGGAGCAGGATCGGGTGATCTTGCGCCACATTCTGGCGGAGGCGGCCGAGGTCGTTCCCGGACGAGACGCCAAGCTCGCCGAACTCCGTCGGCGCATCGAGGAGAAGCTCCGGGCACCGAGTAGGACGAAACACGGGCACGCGAACAGGAAGGTCCTCGTCTTCACGGCGTTCTCCGACACCGCGGAGTACGTGTACGACAACCTGGCGCCGGCGGTGCAGGCGGAAGGCGGCCAGATCGGACTCGTCCGGGGAAGCGGCGGCAACCGGGCCACATCCGGGCGAGCCAACTACGACGAGATCCTGGCGAACTTCAGCCCGGGGTCGCACGCCGGCACGTTCTCGCGTGAAGACGGAATCGACGTACTGGTGGCAACGGACTGCATCTCCGAGGGGCAGAATCTCCAGGACTGCGACGTCGTCATCAACTACGACATTCACTGGAATCCCGTGCGCATCATCCAGCGGTTCGGCCGCGTGGACCGGATTGGTTCCCCGAACGCGTCCGTGAAGCTGGTGAACTTCTGGCCCGTCGAGGACTTGGACCGCTACCTGAACGTCCAGAGCCGCGTTCGGGCGCGAATGGCGCTGGTCGATGTGACGGCTGCTCAGGGCGACGATCTGCTGGAGGACCAGCAGACGAGGGAGATCGTCCAGGAGGAACTGCAATTCCGCGACAAGCAGTTGCGGCTGCTCAGGGAACAGGTGGTCGATCTGGAGGACTTCGAGGACGCCGTCAGTCTGGCCGACTTCTCGTTGGCGGACTTCCGCCGCGACCTGCAGGAGTTGCTCGCATCCCAGCGGGAAGCGCTCGAAGCGGCCGCTCTCGGCCTCTACGCGGTTGTGCCGCCGAGCACGCCGAGCGGAACCGTGGCGCCGGGCGCAATCTTCTGTCTGCGTCAACGCGACAACGAAACACCGGAGGACGCTGGCGCCGGAGGCCGCGGTCGCCGGGGTGCCGACCGACGCCGGATCAACCCCTTGGGCAGCCACGACCTGGTCTACGTCCGCGACGACGGCGAAGTCGAGTTCGGATTCACTTCGGCCAGAAGGACGCTCGCGCTGTTCCGAGATCTCGCCCAAGGCAGAGACTCGGCCATCGAGGAGTTGTGCGGGATCTTTGATCGACGCACGAGAAACGGAGCGGAGATGGGCCACTACGACGACCTGATCCTGCGCGCTGTCCGCAACATCGTCAGCAACTTCGCGCGACGGGCTGGCCAACAGCTTGGTCGCAAGGACGGCATGCTGCCGCGCGCTGCGGCGCAACCGCCTCGAGTCGACGGCGACTACGAGTTGGTGACGTGGCTGGCGATCATCGACTCGGAACCCGGGAGCCAGACGTGA
- a CDS encoding VOC family protein — protein sequence MSSNSTIRPGYIHHIFLRTKRFDAMRAFYKLVLGCEAFFENEMFSWLSFDQEHHRIAIANLPQSQDQAPTQEGLDHVGYQYAGPEDLFATYERLRDEGVEPYWCTDHGGTTSFYYKDPDGNGLELQYDNYPNREALLEWMKGGDFARNPIGVDVDPKRLIEAFRTGLDRLELHQRSRRGNFLPEGMSMAAPAAPFPADPVAYMISIRRAVGAGPE from the coding sequence GTGTCTTCGAACTCCACCATCCGCCCCGGCTACATCCACCACATCTTCCTGCGCACGAAGCGATTCGACGCGATGCGCGCGTTCTACAAGCTGGTGCTCGGCTGCGAGGCGTTCTTCGAGAACGAGATGTTCAGTTGGCTCAGCTTCGACCAGGAGCACCATCGAATCGCCATCGCGAACTTGCCCCAGTCACAGGACCAGGCTCCAACCCAGGAAGGCCTCGACCACGTCGGCTACCAGTACGCGGGGCCCGAGGACCTCTTCGCCACCTACGAGCGCCTCCGCGACGAAGGAGTCGAGCCCTACTGGTGCACCGATCACGGCGGCACGACGTCCTTCTACTACAAGGACCCCGACGGCAACGGCCTCGAACTCCAGTACGACAACTACCCGAACAGGGAAGCGCTCCTGGAGTGGATGAAGGGCGGCGACTTCGCGCGGAACCCCATCGGCGTCGACGTGGACCCGAAACGCCTGATCGAGGCGTTCCGCACCGGACTCGACCGGCTGGAGCTTCACCAGCGATCACGGCGAGGCAACTTCCTGCCGGAAGGGATGTCGATGGCCGCGCCCGCCGCGCCCTTCCCGGCCGATCCTGTGGCCTACATGATCTCGATCCGGCGGGCGGTCGGCGCGGGGCCTGAGTAG
- a CDS encoding AAA family ATPase yields the protein MAKSRQRSIDPFLNPFRPGAGHAPPWLAGRTQEQQEFKRLLGQVPVFENLIITGLRGVGKTVLLETLRPLARAADWLWVGADLSESASLREDHLAVRLCTDLAPLTSGFAVTVEHRQEPGFGGQEVAVEQRLDYQTLRRLYQESPGLSLDRLKTVLQATWRVLSAAPSKPRGIVFAYDEAQNLSDQPQHEEFPVALLLDSFQSLQRQGLPLMLVLVGLPTLFPKLVASRTYAERMFRVRFLDRLSEAESEEAILKPVADARCPLRLTDDSVRTIIQMSGGYPYFIQFICREVYDVFTQRADRGQTASVPVAEIEQKLDTDFFSGRWSRLTDRQRELLWVVAHLDHSDGEFSVRDIVQGSAALSKPFSASHVNQMLSNLAAQGLVFKNRHGRYSFAVPLLDRFIQRQTIAADG from the coding sequence ATGGCTAAATCAAGACAGAGGAGTATAGACCCTTTCCTGAACCCGTTTCGACCGGGAGCTGGTCACGCACCGCCGTGGCTCGCCGGCCGGACGCAGGAGCAGCAGGAGTTCAAGCGGCTGTTGGGACAGGTCCCGGTCTTCGAGAACCTCATCATCACCGGCCTTCGCGGAGTAGGGAAGACGGTGCTGCTGGAGACGCTTCGGCCGCTGGCCCGTGCGGCCGACTGGTTGTGGGTGGGCGCCGACCTTTCCGAGTCCGCGAGCTTGCGGGAGGATCACCTGGCGGTCCGCCTGTGCACGGATCTCGCTCCCCTCACGTCCGGCTTCGCGGTGACCGTCGAGCACCGGCAGGAACCCGGGTTCGGCGGGCAGGAGGTCGCGGTCGAGCAGCGTCTCGACTACCAGACCCTCCGCCGTCTCTATCAGGAGAGTCCGGGGTTGTCTCTCGACCGGCTGAAGACGGTGCTGCAGGCGACCTGGAGGGTCCTTTCCGCCGCACCGTCGAAGCCGAGGGGGATCGTCTTCGCCTACGACGAGGCCCAGAATCTGTCGGACCAACCGCAGCACGAGGAGTTCCCTGTGGCCCTGCTGCTGGACAGCTTCCAGTCGCTGCAGCGGCAGGGCCTTCCGCTGATGCTGGTGCTGGTCGGACTCCCGACGCTCTTCCCGAAACTGGTTGCCTCGCGGACGTATGCCGAGCGAATGTTCCGGGTCCGCTTCCTGGATCGCCTGAGCGAAGCGGAAAGCGAAGAAGCAATCCTCAAGCCCGTCGCCGACGCCCGCTGTCCCCTCCGGCTCACCGACGACTCGGTGCGCACGATCATCCAGATGTCAGGAGGCTACCCCTACTTCATCCAGTTCATTTGCCGCGAGGTGTACGACGTGTTCACGCAGCGAGCGGACCGTGGCCAGACCGCGTCGGTACCGGTGGCGGAGATCGAGCAGAAACTGGACACTGATTTCTTCTCGGGCCGCTGGTCTCGACTGACGGATCGCCAACGAGAACTGCTGTGGGTGGTCGCCCACCTCGACCATAGCGATGGCGAGTTCAGCGTACGGGACATCGTCCAAGGATCCGCGGCGCTCTCGAAGCCGTTCAGCGCCAGTCACGTCAATCAGATGCTCTCGAATCTCGCCGCACAGGGGCTGGTGTTCAAGAACCGCCACGGCCGCTACTCGTTCGCGGTTCCCCTGCTCGATCGCTTCATTCAGCGACAGACGATTGCGGCCGACGGATAG